A single region of the Syngnathus acus chromosome 6, fSynAcu1.2, whole genome shotgun sequence genome encodes:
- the hsf4 gene encoding heat shock factor protein 4 isoform X2: MQESPGALGVDGNYTSNVPAFLTKLWTLVEDPDTNHLICWSATGTSFHVFDQGRFAKEVLPKYFKHNNMASFVRQLNMYGFRKVVNIEQSGLVKPERDDTEFQHLYFLQGHEHMLEHIKRKVSIVKSEETKVRQEDLSKLLYEVQLLRTQQDNMECQMQDMKQQNEVLWREVVSLRQNHTQQQKVMNKLIQFLFSQMQSNTPGTVSLKRKLPLMLDDGSLSPPASKFSHINPMEPVHEPFYIQSPSSDTASCSTTGLAGGPIISDVTDLSQASMPLQMQSDETSHREKCLMLIKEEPVSPGVRAGVKSGGVAGGDTLALNSACEVCTSEPPVLPVAMVQSVLEGRGSSASVTERRNKRAAIERVECGSDAVENMEMSLEELQQLILRSHQQSNMDPFSVNLPLTEWSFNEMESNLKSATDTSYRA, from the exons ATGCAGGAGTCTCCAGGTGCCTTGGGTGTAGATGGCAACTACACCAGCAATGTTCCAGCTTTTCTCACCAAACTGTGGACTCTAGTGGAGGATCCGGATACCAACCACCTAATATGCTGGAGTGCT ACTGGGACCAGTTTCCATGTGTTTGACCAGGGTCGCTTTGCCAAAGAAGTTCTACCAAAGTACTTTAAACACAATAACATGGCAAGCTTTGTCCGACAGCTTAATATGt ACGGCTTCCGAAAAGTTGTAAATATTGAGCAAAGCGGTCTGGTTAAACCTGAGAGAGATGATACAGAGTTCCAACATTTgtacttcctccagggacatGAACATATGCTGGAGCACATCAAGAGGAAG GTATCAATAGTGAAGAGCGAAGAAACCAAAGTTCGTCAAGAGGACCTCAGTAAACTGCTGTATGAAGTTCAGCTATTAAGAACACAGCAAGACAACATGGAGTGTCAGATGCAGGACATGAAGCA GCAGAATGAGGTTCTGTGGAGAGAGGTGGTCTCACTGAGACAGAACCACACACAGCAACAAAAGGTCATGAACAAG CTAATTCAGTTTCTGTTCAGCCAGATGCAGTCCAACACACCCGGCACTGTTAGCTTGAAGAGAAAGCT GCCATTGATGTTGGATGATGGCTCTCTTAGCCCACCTGCGTCCAAGTTCAGCCATATTAACCCAATGGAGCCAGTGCATGAGCCCTTCTACATCCAGTCG CCATCCAGTGATACTGCTTCATGTTCTACCACTGGACTAGCAGGTGGACCGATCATATCGGATGTAACAGACCTGTCTCAAGCCAGCATGCCTCTACAGATGCAGTCTGATGAGACCAG TCATAGGGAAAAGTGCCTGATGCTGATCAAAGAAGAGCCTGTGAGTCCAGGAGTGAGAGCAGGAGTGAAAAGTGGCGGTGTTGCTGGAGGAGACACCCTGGCGTTAAACTCCGCTTGTGAAGTGTGCACCTCGGAACCTCCCGTCCTTCCTGTTGCAATGGTGCAGTCTGTCTTAGAGGGGAGAGGATCATCTGCCTCAGTGACAGAAAGGAGGAATAAGAGAGCTGCTATTGAAAG AGTGGAGTGTGGTTCTGATGCAGTGGAAAATATGGAGATGAGCCTGGAGGAGTTGCAGCAGCTGATACTCAGGAGCCATCAACAGAGTAACATGGAT CCCTTCAGTGTAAACCTTCCTCTGACTGAATGGAGCTTTAATGAGATGGAGTCCAATCTCAAATCA GCCACAGACACATCTTACCGTGCATGA
- the hsf4 gene encoding heat shock factor protein 4 isoform X1 — translation MQESPGALGVDGNYTSNVPAFLTKLWTLVEDPDTNHLICWSATGTSFHVFDQGRFAKEVLPKYFKHNNMASFVRQLNMYGFRKVVNIEQSGLVKPERDDTEFQHLYFLQGHEHMLEHIKRKVSIVKSEETKVRQEDLSKLLYEVQLLRTQQDNMECQMQDMKQQNEVLWREVVSLRQNHTQQQKVMNKLIQFLFSQMQSNTPGTVSLKRKLPLMLDDGSLSPPASKFSHINPMEPVHEPFYIQSPSSDTASCSTTGLAGGPIISDVTDLSQASMPLQMQSDETSHREKCLMLIKEEPVSPGVRAGVKSGGVAGGDTLALNSACEVCTSEPPVLPVAMVQSVLEGRGSSASVTERRNKRAAIERVECGSDAVENMEMSLEELQQLILRSHQQSNMDPFSVNLPLTEWSFNEMESNLKSYVFQNQEPEAFPASTCEKQ, via the exons ATGCAGGAGTCTCCAGGTGCCTTGGGTGTAGATGGCAACTACACCAGCAATGTTCCAGCTTTTCTCACCAAACTGTGGACTCTAGTGGAGGATCCGGATACCAACCACCTAATATGCTGGAGTGCT ACTGGGACCAGTTTCCATGTGTTTGACCAGGGTCGCTTTGCCAAAGAAGTTCTACCAAAGTACTTTAAACACAATAACATGGCAAGCTTTGTCCGACAGCTTAATATGt ACGGCTTCCGAAAAGTTGTAAATATTGAGCAAAGCGGTCTGGTTAAACCTGAGAGAGATGATACAGAGTTCCAACATTTgtacttcctccagggacatGAACATATGCTGGAGCACATCAAGAGGAAG GTATCAATAGTGAAGAGCGAAGAAACCAAAGTTCGTCAAGAGGACCTCAGTAAACTGCTGTATGAAGTTCAGCTATTAAGAACACAGCAAGACAACATGGAGTGTCAGATGCAGGACATGAAGCA GCAGAATGAGGTTCTGTGGAGAGAGGTGGTCTCACTGAGACAGAACCACACACAGCAACAAAAGGTCATGAACAAG CTAATTCAGTTTCTGTTCAGCCAGATGCAGTCCAACACACCCGGCACTGTTAGCTTGAAGAGAAAGCT GCCATTGATGTTGGATGATGGCTCTCTTAGCCCACCTGCGTCCAAGTTCAGCCATATTAACCCAATGGAGCCAGTGCATGAGCCCTTCTACATCCAGTCG CCATCCAGTGATACTGCTTCATGTTCTACCACTGGACTAGCAGGTGGACCGATCATATCGGATGTAACAGACCTGTCTCAAGCCAGCATGCCTCTACAGATGCAGTCTGATGAGACCAG TCATAGGGAAAAGTGCCTGATGCTGATCAAAGAAGAGCCTGTGAGTCCAGGAGTGAGAGCAGGAGTGAAAAGTGGCGGTGTTGCTGGAGGAGACACCCTGGCGTTAAACTCCGCTTGTGAAGTGTGCACCTCGGAACCTCCCGTCCTTCCTGTTGCAATGGTGCAGTCTGTCTTAGAGGGGAGAGGATCATCTGCCTCAGTGACAGAAAGGAGGAATAAGAGAGCTGCTATTGAAAG AGTGGAGTGTGGTTCTGATGCAGTGGAAAATATGGAGATGAGCCTGGAGGAGTTGCAGCAGCTGATACTCAGGAGCCATCAACAGAGTAACATGGAT CCCTTCAGTGTAAACCTTCCTCTGACTGAATGGAGCTTTAATGAGATGGAGTCCAATCTCAAATCA TATGTGTTCCAAAATCAAGAACCTGAGGCTTTTCCAGCATCCACTTGTGAGAAACAGTGA
- the LOC119124796 gene encoding cytochrome P450 2F2-like has product MLATILLPLCVFFILFNFMCRRPKNFPPGPTILPILGNILSLSLENPLQDFERLRKAYGNVYSVYLGPRPAIIINGLQAMKEALVSKAIDFAGRPQDLYVNDTTNRKGVILADYGSSWKEHRRFALMTLRNFGLGKNSMEERILGETEFIMNTLEKCTGSTLSPQLMFHNASSNIICQVLFGRRYDYDDEFIKVIVRCFTENAKLANGPWAMLYDSFPMIRSLPLPFMKSFENVKKCQNLAKELLAEHKRTRIPNEPRDFIDCYLDEMFKRSGDDDSSFSEDQLSMYALDLHFAGTDTTSNTLLTAFLYLMTHPDVQERCQQEIDEVLNGEDKVCFDDRNKMPYVQAVIHEIQRIANTVPLSVFHCTTKNTELMGYSIPKGTMIIPNLTSVLHEEGQWKSPHKFNPENFLNDQGEFVKPEAFMPFSAGPRMCLGEGLARMELFLITVTMLKKFKFIWPEDAGEPDFTPVYGVTLTPKPYRMKIQLRTMHES; this is encoded by the exons ATGCTAGCTACAATCCTCCTTccactttgtgttttctttataCTTTTTAATTTCATGTGCCGAAGGCCGAAAAACTTTCCACCGGGGCCCACGATCTTGCCAATCCTGGGAAACATATTGAGCCTGAGCTTGGAAAACCCCCTGCAAGACTTTGAGCGG CTAAGGAAGGCATACGGAAATGTCTACAGTGTGTACCTTGGCCCTCGTCCTGCTATTATTATCAACGGGTTACAAGCCATGAAGGAGGCTTTAGTCTCCAAAGCGATTGACTTTGCTGGACGACCCCAAGACCTTTATGTCAATGacacaacaaacagaaaag GAGTCATTCTGGCTGATTATGGTTCTAGTTGGAAGGAACATCGGCGATTTGCTCTGATGACTTTGAGGAACTTTGGTCTTGGGAAGAATTCAATGGAGGAGAGGATTCTGGGAGAAACAGAATTCATCATGAATACACTGGAAAAGTGTACTG GTAGTACCCTGAGTCCCCAACTTATGTTCCATAATGCATCCTCTAACATCATCTGCCAGGTTCTGTTTGGTAGACGCTACGATTATGATGATGAGTTCATCAAGGTCATTGTTCGTTGTTTCACTGAGAATGCTAAATTGGCCAATGGACCCTGGGCTATG CTGTATGACTCCTTCCCGATGATTCGTAGTCTTCCATTGCCCTTCATGAAgtcttttgaaaatgtcaag AAATGTCAAAATCTTGCAAAGGAGTTGTTGGCTGAGCACAAGAGAACCAGAATCCCCAATGAACCACGCGACTTTATTGACTGCTATCTAGATGAAATGTTTAAG agaagTGGTGATGATGATTCCTCATTTTCAGAGGACCAGCTGTCAATGTACGCTCTAGATCTTCACTTTGCTGGGACAGACACCACTTCCAATACCCTACTGACAGCTTTCCTTTATCTTATGACTCATCCAGACGTACAAG AGCGTTGCCAACAGGAGATTGATGAAGTGTTGAACGGCGAGGATAAAGTGTGTTTTGATGACCGAAACAAAATGCCGTACGTGCAG GCTGTAATCCATGAAATTCAGAGAATTGCAAACACTGTGCCACTGAGTGTGTTTCACTgtacaacaaaaaacacagagtTGATGGGATATTCGATTCCTAAG GGTACAATGATCATCCCAAATTTGACCTCGGTGCTGCATGAGGAAGGCCAGTGGAAATCCCCTCATAAATTCAACCCAGAAAACTTCCTCAATGACCAGGGCGAGTTTGTCAAGCCAGAAGCTTTTATGCCTTTTTCTGCAG GTCCTCGCATGTGTCTCGGTGAAGGTTTGGCCCGTATGGAACTCTTCCTCATCACGGTGACTATGCTGAAAAAATTCAAGTTCATCTGGCCTGAAGATGCAGGAGAGCCAGACTTCACCCCAGTCTATGGGGTCACTCTCACTCCCAAACCTTATCGTATGAAGATACAACTCAGAACAATGCATGAAAGCTGA
- the psme3ip1 gene encoding PSME3-interacting protein isoform X1 codes for MEGGGTGVDLTRKFVSEAELDERRKKRQEEWEKVRKPDDPEKAPEVEYDARSLFERLRDQRDKKQEEFEEQFKFKNMVRGLDDDETSFLDEVSRQQSLVEKQRRDEEKQELLEYRSAVVKQFSTDSRPEPEKKATSKQTVVEQRTSHLSQAHLLAGAVKRRNSSQSSDSSKKQRVESAATGNGDRHTEQEGGGGRRSGGAENQQTVTGLTPKNPSPPLNSSPALLHLPSAAVCIGVLPGLCDYSGSSDSDSSSDSEGSVDAIMLPYPRHSRANR; via the exons atggaaggaggagggacaggTGTTGATCTCACCAGGAAGTTTGTTTCGGAAGCAGAGCTTGacgagaggaggaaaaaaagacaggagGAGTGGGAGAAAGTTAGGAAGCCTGATGACCCTGAGA AGGCCCCCGAGGTAGAGTATGACGCGCGTTCTCTCTTTGAGCGTCTGCGGGACCAGAGAGACAAAAAGCAAGAGGAATTTGAGGAGCAATTCAAATTCA AGAACATGGTGAGGGGATTGGACGATGATGAGACCAGCTTCCTGGACGAGGTTTCCCGGCAACAGAGCCTAGTGGAGAAGCAACGCAGGGATGAAGAGAAACAGGAACTGTTGGAATACAGA AGTGCCGTAGTAAAGCAATTCTCCACTGACAGCCGCCCAGAGCCTGAGAAGAAAGCAACTTCTAAACAAACAGTGGTGGAGCAAAGGACCAGCCATTTGTCTCAGGCCCATTTACTGGCTGGTGCTGTCAAGAGACGCAA TTCGTCCCAGTCATCAGACAGCAGTAAGAAACAGAGGGTGGAAAGTGCAGCAACGGGAAATGGAGACAGACACACAG AACAGGAGGGAGGAGGCGGACGAAGATCAGGGGGTGCTGAAAATCAACAAACTGTCACGGGCCTTACGCCCAAAAACCCTTCGCCCCCCCTTAATTCCAGTCCAGCTCTACTTCACCTGCCCTCGGCAGCGGTCTGCATCGGCGTCCTTCCGGGCCTCTGCGATTATTCCGGCAGCAGCGACTCTGACAGCAGCTCGGACAGCGAAGGTAGCGTAGATGCAATCATGTTGCCGTACCCGAGGCACAGCAGAGCCAATAGATAA
- the psme3ip1 gene encoding PSME3-interacting protein isoform X2 — MEGGGTGVDLTRKFVSEAELDERRKKRQEEWEKVRKPDDPEKAPEVEYDARSLFERLRDQRDKKQEEFEEQFKFKNMVRGLDDDETSFLDEVSRQQSLVEKQRRDEEKQELLEYRSAVVKQFSTDSRPEPEKKATSKQTVVEQRTSHLSQAHLLAGAVKRRNSSQSSDSSKKQRVESAATGNGDRHTEQEGGGGRRSGGAENQQTVTGLTPKNPSPPLNSSPALLHLPSAAVCIGVLPGLCDYSGSSDSDSSSDSEV, encoded by the exons atggaaggaggagggacaggTGTTGATCTCACCAGGAAGTTTGTTTCGGAAGCAGAGCTTGacgagaggaggaaaaaaagacaggagGAGTGGGAGAAAGTTAGGAAGCCTGATGACCCTGAGA AGGCCCCCGAGGTAGAGTATGACGCGCGTTCTCTCTTTGAGCGTCTGCGGGACCAGAGAGACAAAAAGCAAGAGGAATTTGAGGAGCAATTCAAATTCA AGAACATGGTGAGGGGATTGGACGATGATGAGACCAGCTTCCTGGACGAGGTTTCCCGGCAACAGAGCCTAGTGGAGAAGCAACGCAGGGATGAAGAGAAACAGGAACTGTTGGAATACAGA AGTGCCGTAGTAAAGCAATTCTCCACTGACAGCCGCCCAGAGCCTGAGAAGAAAGCAACTTCTAAACAAACAGTGGTGGAGCAAAGGACCAGCCATTTGTCTCAGGCCCATTTACTGGCTGGTGCTGTCAAGAGACGCAA TTCGTCCCAGTCATCAGACAGCAGTAAGAAACAGAGGGTGGAAAGTGCAGCAACGGGAAATGGAGACAGACACACAG AACAGGAGGGAGGAGGCGGACGAAGATCAGGGGGTGCTGAAAATCAACAAACTGTCACGGGCCTTACGCCCAAAAACCCTTCGCCCCCCCTTAATTCCAGTCCAGCTCTACTTCACCTGCCCTCGGCAGCGGTCTGCATCGGCGTCCTTCCGGGCCTCTGCGATTATTCCGGCAGCAGCGACTCTGACAGCAGCTCGGACAGCGAAG TTTAG